One window from the genome of Candidatus Methylomirabilota bacterium encodes:
- a CDS encoding carboxypeptidase regulatory-like domain-containing protein codes for MRSGAGPSVRIVSLAVAAYVLAAGPAAAASIKGSVLHAGPPPEKKTVTINIDQYVCGKSRESDDLVLGPNRGIRWAVVSVQAPPLGIRGEASAGPVQVDQQQCVYVPRVVIVPVGGTVEFLNSDRLLHNLHSVSTENATFNRTQPKGRAVPIVFKKPEIVRIDCDLHTWMRAWVVVADHPFFAVTGANGEFALNNVPPGKYTLKIWHELLGTVTRDVTVDDKPVTDVTVEMGKK; via the coding sequence ATGAGAAGTGGCGCTGGCCCTTCGGTCCGGATCGTCTCGCTCGCGGTGGCGGCGTATGTGCTGGCGGCAGGGCCGGCCGCCGCCGCGTCCATCAAGGGCTCCGTCCTCCACGCGGGGCCGCCGCCAGAAAAAAAGACGGTCACGATCAATATCGACCAGTACGTGTGCGGCAAGAGCAGGGAGAGCGACGATCTCGTCCTCGGCCCCAACCGCGGCATTCGCTGGGCGGTGGTCTCGGTGCAGGCGCCCCCGCTGGGGATCCGGGGGGAGGCCTCGGCGGGGCCCGTGCAGGTGGACCAGCAGCAATGCGTCTATGTCCCGCGGGTGGTGATCGTGCCGGTGGGCGGGACGGTCGAGTTCCTCAACAGCGACAGGCTGCTCCACAACCTGCACAGCGTCAGCACCGAGAACGCCACCTTCAACCGGACGCAGCCCAAGGGACGGGCTGTCCCCATCGTCTTCAAGAAGCCCGAGATCGTCAGGATAGACTGCGATCTCCACACCTGGATGCGGGCCTGGGTGGTGGTGGCCGACCACCCGTTCTTTGCCGTCACCGGCGCCAATGGCGAGTTCGCTCTCAACAATGTGCCGCCCGGCAAGTACACCCTCAAGATCTGGCACGAGCTCCTGGGCACGGTCACGCGCGACGTCACCGTGGACGACAAGCCAGTCACCGACGTCACCGTCGAGATGGGAAAAAAATAG